The nucleotide sequence CCGATGGACTAACAGTGATTGTAAGTCATTGTGTTTCTGATGCAGAAAACGTTGTTGAAACATTGATGTACTGATATATTGTTGACTTGTTATGTGAGgtgtttcatttaaatctgCCAGAGTGTAACTCCTACTTTTCTACCTGTTCCTGCCCTCAGGTTCATACACTATTCAAGGACGCAGGGTTCGTGTGTACCAGCCAGAGTTTGAGGAGTGCTGGGCCTTAGGACTGGTCTCACAGCACGACCCTATCTCACACATTATGGAGATTACCTTAGATAAGGTAAATAATGCTTATGTTACAAGTGGAATTGGGATGGAAATTGTTTTAGATATTTAGGGATCCAAATACCAAAACAAATAGAAACTCTTTATGACATTAATTATGGAAAATTGCAGACACAAATAAAAGAGGATTTAGATGGAACATTATGTCACTTTCAGACCAGATAAGTTAGATTCAAATGACAGTATTGCCTcacttcttgtttttatttcagtcacTACCTATTCCCATtagctccactacatttcagaagtgGGATACAGTGTTAAACAAATTCCTCTGGAATGGGCGAAAGCcaagagtaaaaataaaagttctgAAGTTAAGTTAATCTAGAGGTGGATTAGCGTTCCCCACATTGCCAAATTATTATATGGCGGGACCTATATTAGTTGTTAGGACCAAAAATAGGAGAAAGAATTAGAAATTGTGATTGACACTGAGCAATGCGGGGACATTTGTACTAGGACTCATAAAACAACTGCTTCATACATGTGGAGAGAATATGCTTGGAAGATacagatgcagtattttatTACCCCAAAtaaatatgctaaatatgatGTGTCTGCATCTTCAAGTGTTGGAGGGAAATTTCACCCACTTATTTTGGTCATGTGATATGTTAAAGTCATATTGGAGTGGTGTgaaaagttaaatgaaatgtattatgAAAATTTGTGTGGGTCCATATTTGACCTTATTTGTCTTATTAGGTGTAATGCCTCttgaaaaaattaataaaaggaCAAATATTGAGAATAAGCTCTTTGAAAGTAATAACAAAAAATTGGAGGCAAAAGAGGAAGCCCAAGTGTAGACAAATGGAAAGAACGAGTGGAGCATATAAAAAGCATGGAGAAAATCACTTATAAAATCTGTGCTAATATTGAAGGTTTTGAGACAAGATGGGCTAAATAGCTGTGCTATGTAAAGTGAAATAATGGTGGCAGTGGATGACATTAATGCACACAGGTACAGGTAGAAGGGTGGAAATGTATTCATATGACTGTGTTTAGATATAGATGCTCACACAgacttgtgtgcatgtataggtacagtggtgtgcaaaagtgtttgcccccttcctgatttcttatttttttgcttgtttgtcacacttaaatgtttcagatcatcaaacaaatttaaatattagtcaaagataacacaagtaaacacaaaatgcaggttttaaatgaaggttgttattattaagggaaaacaaaatccaaacctacatggccctgtgtgaaacagtgattgtcccttaaacctaataactggttgggccacccttagcagcaacaacttcaatcaagtgtttgcgataacttgcagtgaatcttctacagcgctgtggaggaattttggcccactcatctttgcagaattgttgtaattctgctacattggagggttttcgagcatgaactgcctttttaaggtcatgccacagcatctcaataggattcaggtcaggactttgactaggccactccaaagtcttcattttgttcttcttcagccattcagagaccccacaacaacatccaaagaactgcaggcctcacttgcctcagttaaggtcagtgttcatgactccaccataagagactgggcaaaaatggcctgcatggcagagctccaagacgaaaaccacgcTGAGCAAAAAgtacattaaggctcgtctcatttttgccagaaaacatcttgatgatccctaagacttttgggaaaatactctgtggactgacgagacaaaagttgaactttttggaaggtgtgtgtcccattacatctggcgtaaaagtaacattgcatttcagaaaaagaacatcataccaacagtataatatggtggtggtagtgtgattatctggggctgttttttttttgcccagtctctttcttatggtggaatCATGAACACTTACTTTAACTAAACCTGCTAAAAATCTATTAAACGAACTGTTCTTAAAATAATGGGTATGTTTTGTCTAAATATATTCTGGTCATGCTGTGAAGGCCACTAAAATATCACCTTTTTTGCTGTAGGGAGAAGAAAATCAGATGGTAGATCCTCGTGTGATACATGTCATGctggcagaggaggaggtgaggttTTCGTGTTATACATCTAACCATACTCTGTAATTGGTTGAACTGTGCTGTATATTCTGCTAAAGTGGTTGAAGTATTTTCAGCTTTagactgacatttttaaaaatgtattaatagaATTACTTACTAACATTTCCCCCCTTTTTAGCTTGGTAAGAATGGGCGGCGAAGGAAGGACAGCGAAACAATGAAGGGTGACAGTGGACGCAGACGCAGGACTGCCTCCGAAGGCGAAGATGACTTGAACTTGAAACGTTTTAAAGGAGCAGGAGATACTGGAGCTGATGGGCAAAACTGTAGCGATTCCAACGAAACTCCAACTGAAGGGATGGGGATCTGGGGTGGAGACTCGGGCGAAAGAGTCAGCAGCACAACCAAAAACGGAAGTTCTTCAGAAGGAGCCTTTCCTCAGGGCAGAGTGTCGTCCCCCAACATCAATTCCTCACTCCAGATGGACCAATCAAATGCTACTCCTTGTTATCCTGCACACGTCAAAGAAAATGGTCGCTCACTCTTCGCACAAGTGGCAGCCGACTCCACCACTGCCGTTAGtcacacccccacccctcctcccctcaaACCAGCCCCCTCTCCCTTCTCCACCACATCTTTCCCCTCACTAGGCCAGATGCCAAGCCTGGTCCCTGGAGCTCCAGCCCCCAAGGCCTCCCCATCCCCCCAGCCAGACCGAGAGGAGGCTTCCCAGTCAGCTTATTCCAAAACAGCTGCTCTTGTTTCCCCAGGGCCTGTCACCATTTCTTGGTCGCATGAGAGCGTCCCTAGTGTGGCACTTTCTGCTTCTGTGGGTTTTAGTCCTAAAGCCCCCACCTGGGGAAGCCAGACTGAGGTAAGGCGATCAATATGATCAGTACCGTCAATACCATTATATGAAAGTGTTCacagttttgtttctgttattaaCAGAATTTTACTTACcccattgttttgtttctcaggGCTCTAAAACTGCTTCGGGTTTTCGTTTGCCCCAGGCCACTGCTTCTGTATTTGGAGATGTTACCTCTCAGAGCAATGGAGCTCCTACCACTACCACAACCTCCCAGGACACTCCGAGGCCCTTTGGCTTCGGCTTTGGCGAAGCAAAGAATGAGACTCAATCCCAGCAAGACCAAAACTTGTTTTTCCAGTGCATGACCCAGAATTCTGGCTCCAGCTCAATTCTAGCTGCTGGTCAGACCCAGTCCAAGGACACCAATTACTTCACCGCAGTGTCTGAGAGCCTGAGTAAAGAGCCACCAAGCCTTTTCAAGCCCACAACCGCCAGTGAAGGGCTGAAAAAGCCTGAGCAGCCCAAAGTGCCTGAGACCCATCCGACAGGAAATGGTGTGCTCAACAAATCGTCATCTGCCTTCCAGGGCATGGGTGGctctgcaggaggaagaggcTCTGGTATTGGTATTGGTGGTCTGGCTGCAGCCTCTGGGGCTCAAAGTACTTCTAAGAAGAGCAGTAATAATGGAACATCTGTGGGTGGCTTAGGGCTGCAATCTGGTTTTAATACTTCAGATAGCCACCAGAACCTTTTTCTGCAGGCCTCCAAAGAGCCCACCAATCCATTTTTGGCTTATGGGGACAAAAACTCCCACACCTCCTTTGCTGGCCTCACTGGGGCCGAGCCACAGACCCTCGGTCCTGCCTCAGACAGCAAGCCAAACCTGTTCACTATGGCAGAGCCACCAAAGGGGATTCTTTCTTCCCCTTTTCCAGCACTCTCAGCAGCTGCTTTACccagctcttcctcctctccagcaCCGGCCTCGTCACAGAGGTCACAGACTGAAGGGAAAAAGGAGGAGCAAGACGTTGGGGAGATGCCTACATCCACCTCAGGCTGTCCCAGGTTTGGAAGCACTGGCCCTGGTGGAATGGAGGAGGTCCCTGTCTCCTTTGACCAGAACCAGTCTCAGAAGTTTACCCTGGAGGAAAGAGGCCAGTCGTCAAAACGTGACTCTGACTCCAGCAGCAACAGTGACTTGTCAGACCTGAGTGAGAATGAGGAGGGCCCGGAGAAAGGCCAAGTCCCAGGAGGACTGCCACACTCTGCCAAGGACGGGGCCATGTTGCAGAAAACTAAAGTCCAAGGGGCTGCTAAGAGCCGTCCACGTAACAAGCCTTTCAAAGGTAAGTCTTGTCCGCTCTTAAGAACCCCAGAATCATTTGTGGTGACAAACTAAGCAATAAAATTAACACTAAGTTGTCTCCACCAGTCGGCCAGTCTGTACTAAAAGACCAGAGCAAAGTGCGTCGTCTGAAGCAGTCTGGTGAGTCTTTTCTCCAGGATGGCTCCTGCATCAATGTGGCCCCTCACTTGCACAAGTGCCGCGAGTGTCGTCTAGAGCGTTACCGTAAATATCGAACTACAGATGGAGACAGCGATGACGATGACGACCCAAATGTAGCCTGTCGTTTCTTCCACTTCAGAAGGTATGCATgtaatgttttgctttgtgtATTTGAGCATCACAGGAAAGTTAGCAGAATAGAGGAAGCAATCATCGCAAACAATGTCATGTTACTGAATTAACCTTTATTTGCCTGTGACCAGGTTGGCTTTCACTCGTAAAGGTGTACTGCGTGTGGAAGGCTTCCTGAGCCCTCAGCAGAGCGATTCCATGGCCATGGGTCTGTGGCTACCTGCACCAGCTGTCCAAGAGGGCCTTGACCTCGATACATCCAAGTACATCCTGGCCAATGTGGGAGACCAGTTCTGCCAATTGGTCATGTCTGAGAAGGAAGCCATGATGATGGTGGAGCCTCACCGTGAGTATAAAGACATTTCACTGATCCcatattttcttcatatttagtATTTTATCTTGTCTTATGCATTTGTCCTACATTTTGTCCCAACACTCAACCTGTCAGAAGGGTCTGTTGTGTAtacaatgctgttttttttttttggcctgtCCTTCAGAGAAAGTGGCATGGAAACGTGCTGTGCGAGGCATCAGAGAAATGTGTGACGTGTGTGAGACCACCCTGTTCAACATCCACTGGGTTTGTCGCAAGTGTGGCTTCGGAGTGTGTCTGGACTGCTATCGCCTCCGCAGGAACAGACCAAGAGAGGGTGAGTCCTTAGATGACATTTAGGGAACCTTCGAGCTAAGTTAACCAGTTCACTACAGTGTTCCTGTGATAACCtaaccttttattttattgcatattttttattacaataataGAAACGTGTTGACAAGGTTAATACTTAGTGAGATCTTTTGAGGTTGAGTGTGTTGGAAACACACAGATCAATATGTTCTTTCCCTCAGATGTAGATGAAGGTCCAGAGGATGAGGTTTTCGCTTGGTTGAAGTGTGCCAAAGGCCAGCCTCATGAGCCACAGAACCTCATGCCTACGCAGATTATACCTGGGACAGGTAACATGTACATTATGATTGAATCATAAATCTATCAATCCCTACCTTACGATTATCAAGTATTAAATATGATTTTGTATTGCTACAATAACAGTTGTAATGATTGATTTTTATTCCCTTTTCCTTTAGCTCTGTACAACATAGGTGACATGGTGCACTCAGCGAGAGGCAAGTGGGGTATTAAGGCCAATTGTCCCTGTGCCAGTCGACACACAAAACCTCTAGTGCGCCCTAGTGCCCCCAATGGGATTTCACAGGTACTGTTGTGCCACATCATCTTTTTCTTAGTTCTACATTTTGAGAAGTGTTTAACTTAAAGGCTataatgtctgtctgtgcttGTCTCAGCAGTCTGCAACAAGCAGTGGTGGTGTCCTTACAGCTGCAGCTTCTGGTATTGGCACCACTCCAAAATCAGAGGGAGAAACATCAGCAATCAAAACAGAAATGACACAAACAGCAGCGCCATCAGACAGTGGGGGAGGAGAAACTGTGGGCAGTACCAGTAACTCCACCAGTGGTACATCCTCCCCCTGTAACCTCACACAGTCCTCTGCCAAGGAGTCGCGCTCATCAGGAGAGGGTAATAGCTCTGCTCTGCACTGGCTGGCAGACTTGGCCACACAGAAAGCCAAGGATGACACCAAGGGTGAGTAGGAAAGAGGAAATGCTTAGTCAGTGTAATCTGAGTGcataaaaaagtcaaaatcaaTATTTAAGTTGAAGTTACTTCAACGTCGACTTGCCATCTTCTTCCAGAATCCGGTTCACTTCGCTCCATGATGAGTCGAGACAGCCGGCCGCCCTTTGGCCTGGATTCACTCAGTGCCCTGTCAAAGCCTTCTGCTTCCAGCCCTAAGCTATTTAACAGCCTGTTACTGGGCTCCAGCATGGCCCAGTCCAAACCTGAGGGGTCCAGTCTCCGGGACCTACTCAATTCTGGACCGGGCAAACTCCCCCAGGGCCCTGGAGAGAGTGGGGTACCATTCCCCTCTGTCTTTACCTCAACAGGCGTAcgtataaaactttttttattattcctaGTAGTTTTATGAAGTGTTCCATGTGTACACATCTATGCTAAAAAGCCTATCCGCAAGATCAGTTTCTGAACTAGTCTTATGCTGTGGAAGTCAATTTGCCCAAAAACATATTGTATGTTAAACCAAGATTGAAAAATAGAtcagttgtaaaaaaacaaaacaaaaaactaacaaaCTGACAAACCCAGAGTCAGTTCAAATCACACTTAAcactgtttatgtatatttaaatattgaattatttataaTGTTTTGGTGTATTTcagcaaaaagagaaatacaagTGTTAGGCATATCTCCTACAAAACTATAGAGAAATACAACAGGTAATAGTGATAAGGAAAGTACTGTGATTTGTCAGTGTTAAAGTCTCATATTTGCctcagtttttcattttcaaataatccATGAAAGAATGCATGGAAGTCAATCCGTGTATCCTAAGTTGAAAATATGGTGAGTcaactaaaaacattttcaagaatAACTGAAGTGGTAAAAATACTAAGATTAGGAATAACTGAATTGATTACAAATTGTATTACTGCCATTTACTGGTGTAGTAATGAACCAGAACTTTCACTTTGAAATTGCCAAGGTGGAAActactaaaaacaaaaagatgatTATTCACCTGTAAgtacaaaaatgtgtcttttgtctGTCAGAGTGACAAGCTGAAGAGCAGCCTCCCAAACTTCCTGGATCACATCATCGCCTCAGTTGTGGAGACCAAGAAGGCAGAAGGCCGTCGGACTGGGGCCTCTGAAGGCGGCGAGCTTGGTGTGTTGGGTGGCCGCAAAGACGGAGTAATGGGCCTTAGTGTTTTGGAACCACATACCTCACACTCCTGGCTCTGTGACGGACGACTCCTCTGCCTACAGGATcccagcaacagcaacaactggAAGATCTTCAGAGAGTGCTGGAAGCAGGGACAAGTAAGAACCACAATTATAGTATAACTCCTGAGGCGTCTGAAGCAGAAACATGATGGACCAGAACAAGAAAGATTGCTGTTGGTGAAACTGCACTGACTTCTGTTGCTCTATCATTTATCTaatctcttctcctctgtgtcCAGCCTGTGTTGGTGTCAGGCATACATAAACGCCTGAAAGGTAATTTGTGGCAACCCGATGCCTTCAGTAAAGAGTTTGGAGACCAGGATGTAGACCTGGTCAACTGTAGAAACTGTGCTATCATTTCTGATGTGAAGGTGCGAGACTTCTGGGACGGCTTCCAGGTCATCTCCAGTGAGTGCCCAAACTTTTTTTCCAACAAGTTattcttatttgttgtttgGATGGACTGATTGACGTGCATGccactgtgttattttagctcatgtttctctctgatgtgtgtttttctgtgaatgCAGAGCGACTGCAAGATAGTGACGGCCATCCCATGGTGTTGAAATTAAAGGATTGGCCTCCAGGTGAAGACTTCAGGGACATGATGCCCACACGGTGAGGAACCCAGAAATATGTTGCTTTGTTGTGTGTCTAATGCATTTGCTCACCAACTATGCTACCTGCTTCATACCCCGAGGGGGATATTTactaattatatataataatgtatattatttgaAATAGGATTCATAAATAGCTTACATGCCAAAATaagattcacatttttttaatcacaccATTTACTAGTCACCTAGCACATATGGAATctgttgtatttattaatggtatttcagacattttctttaCCCTTTATTAGCCTTTTCTTTGCCTTCCTGGTGCTTTGATGATTTCATgtgtacttttacataaaatGTGGAATAACCACCATATTTTGGTCATGTTACTTTGAGGAATGTTTGAGAAATTCCACATATGCCATAAATGCAAACCAGTGAACCAGTTATTTTCCTTGaaaaattaacaacaaaaaaaagaaggatGGATCTGATTTTAGCTTATTATTTGTAAGGTACAAAACACATTTGCGAATCTCACGTGTGTTGTTCTTCGATGTTGTCTCGCACTTTTCCCAGGTTTGACGATCTAATGGATAACCTCCCCTTGCCTGAGTACACAAAAAGAGATGGTCGTCTAAACCTTGCCGCCCGTCTGCCCAACTTTTTTGTGCGTCCTGACCTTGGACCGAAGATGTACAACGCCTATGGTGAGAAGGATTGTCTGAGTCTGATGGAATttttcattctgtgtgtgtgtgtgtgtgtgtgtgtgtgtgtgtgtgtgtgtgtgtgtgtgtgtgtatatatatatatatatatatatatatatatatatatatatatatatatatatatatatatatatatatatatatatatatatatatatatatatatatatatatatatatacatatatatatatatatatatatatatatatatatatatatatatatatatatatatatatatatatatatatatatatatatatatatatatatatatatatatatatacatatatatatatatatacatatatacatatacatatatatatatgtatatatatatatatatatatatatatatatatatatatatatatatatatatatatatatatatatatatatatatatatatatatatatatatatatatatatatatatatatatatatatatatatatatatatatatatatatatatatatatatatatatatatgtatatatatatatatatatatatatatatatatatatatatatatatatatatatatatatatatatatatatatatatatatatatatatatatatatatatatatatatatatatatatatatatatatatatatatatatatatatatatatatatatatatatatatatatatatatatatatatatatatatatatatatatatatatatatatatatatatatatatatatatatatatatatatatatatatatatatatatatatatatatatatatatatatatatatatatatatatatatatatatatatatatatatatatatatatatatatatatatatatatatatatatatatatatatatatatatatatatatatatatatatatatatatatatatatatatatatatatatatatatatatatatatatatatatatatatatatatatatatatatatatatatatatatatatatatatatatatatatatatatatatatatatatatatatatatatatatatatatatatatatatatatatatatatatatatatatatatatatatatatatatatatatatatatatatatatatatatatatatatatatatatatatatatatatatatatatatatatatatatatatatatatatatatatatatatatatatatatatatatatatatatatatatatatatatatatatatatatatatatatatatatatatatatatatatatatatatatatatatatatatatatatatatatatatatatatatatatatatatatatatatatatatatatatatatatatatatatatatatatatatatatatatatatatatatatatatatatatatatatatatatatatatatatatatatatatatatatatatatatatatatatatatatatatatatatatatatatatatatatatatatatatatatatatatatatatatatatatatatatatatatatatatatatatatatatatatatatatatatatatatatatatatatatatatatatatatatatatatatatatatatatatatatatatatatatatatatatatatatatatatatatatatatatatatatatatatatatatatatatatatatatatatatatatatatatatatatatatatatatatatatatatatatatatatatatatatatatatatatatatatatatatatatatatatatatatatatatatatatatatatatatatatatatatatatatatatatatatatatatatatatatatatatatatatatatatatgtatatatatatatatatatatatatgtatgtatatatatatatatatatatatatgtgtgtatatatatatatatatatatatatgtgtatatatatatatatatatatatatgtgtgtatatatatatatatatatatatatgtatatgtatatatatatatatatatatatatatatatatatatatatatatatatatatatatatatatatatatatatatatatatatatatatatatatatatatatatatatatatatatatatatatatatatatatatatatatatatatatatatatatatatatatatatatatatatatatatatatatatatatatatatatatatatatatatatatatatatatatatatatatatatatatatatatatatatatatatatgtatatatatatgtatatatatatatatatatatatatatatatatatatatatatatatatatatatatatgtatatatatatatatatatatatatatatatatatatatatatatatatatatatatatatatatatatatatatatatatatatatatatatatatatatatatatatatatatatatatatatatatatatatatatatatatatatatatatatatatatatatatgtatatatatatatatatatatatatatatatatatatatatatatatatatatatatatatatatatatatatatatatatatatatatatgtatatatatatatatatatatatatatatatatatatatatatatatatatatatatatatatatatatatatatatatatatatatatatatatatatatatatatatatatatatatatatatatatatatatatatatatatatatatatatatatatatatatatatatatatatatatgtatatatatgtatatatatatatatatatatatatatatatatatatatatatatatatatatatatatatatatatatatatatatatatatatatatatatatatatatatatatatatatatatatatatatatatatatatatatatatatatatatatatatatatatatatatatatatatatatatatatatatatatatatatatatatatatatatatatatatatatatatatatatatatatatatatatatatatatatatatatatatatatatatatatatatatatatatatatatatatatatatatatatatatatatatatatatatatatatatatatatatatatatatatatatatatatatatatatatatatatatatatatatatatatatatatatatatatatatatatgtatatgtatatatgtatatatatatatatatatatatatatatatatatatatatatatatatatatatatatatatgtatatatatatatatatatatatatatatgtgtatatatatatatatatatatatatatatatatatatatatatatatatatatatatatatatatatatatatatatatatatatatatatatatatatatatatatatatatatatatatatatatatatatatatatatatatatatatatatgtatatatatatgtatatatatatatatatatatatatatatatatatatatatatatatatatatatatatatatatatatatatatatatatatatatatatatatatatatatatatatatatatatatatatatatatatatatatatatatatatatatatatatatatatatatatatatatatatatatatatatatatatatatatatatatatatatgtatatatatatatatatatatatatat is from Siniperca chuatsi isolate FFG_IHB_CAS linkage group LG8, ASM2008510v1, whole genome shotgun sequence and encodes:
- the kdm3b gene encoding lysine-specific demethylase 3B isoform X1, which gives rise to MGDSLELIGKRLLLLLDDGRSANGSEPEQAAWARDWLRGTVRAVSVIGLAAPEVSGGEATTTTTTAAGLTVFVEFENALQRCSWVQVYDEGVKAVLVEDAIVWATRSDGTGTTGASASAWPALVFRSLVDRVGLGSLVPVEYFANKNFEFLPDNKTVQRFEVDKDTRHPLLLEQPSLQAAISSWRTDFELQEIFRKGSYTIQGRRVRVYQPEFEECWALGLVSQHDPISHIMEITLDKGEENQMVDPRVIHVMLAEEELGKNGRRRKDSETMKGDSGRRRRTASEGEDDLNLKRFKGAGDTGADGQNCSDSNETPTEGMGIWGGDSGERVSSTTKNGSSSEGAFPQGRVSSPNINSSLQMDQSNATPCYPAHVKENGRSLFAQVAADSTTAVSHTPTPPPLKPAPSPFSTTSFPSLGQMPSLVPGAPAPKASPSPQPDREEASQSAYSKTAALVSPGPVTISWSHESVPSVALSASVGFSPKAPTWGSQTEGSKTASGFRLPQATASVFGDVTSQSNGAPTTTTTSQDTPRPFGFGFGEAKNETQSQQDQNLFFQCMTQNSGSSSILAAGQTQSKDTNYFTAVSESLSKEPPSLFKPTTASEGLKKPEQPKVPETHPTGNGVLNKSSSAFQGMGGSAGGRGSGIGIGGLAAASGAQSTSKKSSNNGTSVGGLGLQSGFNTSDSHQNLFLQASKEPTNPFLAYGDKNSHTSFAGLTGAEPQTLGPASDSKPNLFTMAEPPKGILSSPFPALSAAALPSSSSSPAPASSQRSQTEGKKEEQDVGEMPTSTSGCPRFGSTGPGGMEEVPVSFDQNQSQKFTLEERGQSSKRDSDSSSNSDLSDLSENEEGPEKGQVPGGLPHSAKDGAMLQKTKVQGAAKSRPRNKPFKVGQSVLKDQSKVRRLKQSGESFLQDGSCINVAPHLHKCRECRLERYRKYRTTDGDSDDDDDPNVACRFFHFRRLAFTRKGVLRVEGFLSPQQSDSMAMGLWLPAPAVQEGLDLDTSKYILANVGDQFCQLVMSEKEAMMMVEPHQKVAWKRAVRGIREMCDVCETTLFNIHWVCRKCGFGVCLDCYRLRRNRPREDVDEGPEDEVFAWLKCAKGQPHEPQNLMPTQIIPGTALYNIGDMVHSARGKWGIKANCPCASRHTKPLVRPSAPNGISQQSATSSGGVLTAAASGIGTTPKSEGETSAIKTEMTQTAAPSDSGGGETVGSTSNSTSGTSSPCNLTQSSAKESRSSGEGNSSALHWLADLATQKAKDDTKESGSLRSMMSRDSRPPFGLDSLSALSKPSASSPKLFNSLLLGSSMAQSKPEGSSLRDLLNSGPGKLPQGPGESGVPFPSVFTSTGSDKLKSSLPNFLDHIIASVVETKKAEGRRTGASEGGELGVLGGRKDGVMGLSVLEPHTSHSWLCDGRLLCLQDPSNSNNWKIFRECWKQGQPVLVSGIHKRLKGNLWQPDAFSKEFGDQDVDLVNCRNCAIISDVKVRDFWDGFQVISKRLQDSDGHPMVLKLKDWPPGEDFRDMMPTRFDDLMDNLPLPEYTKRDGRLNLAARLPNFFVRPDLGPKMYNAYGLTSSEDRKVGTTNLHLDVSDAVNVMVYVGIPQGEGDQEQEADISGRKEVMTTIEEGDVDEMTKRRVYEIKEKPGALWHIYAAKDAEKIRELLRKVGEEQGQENPPDHDPIHDQSWYLDQALRRRLYEEYGVQGWAIVQFLGDAVFIPAGAPHQVHNLYSCIKVAEDFVSPEHVRHCFRLTQEFRHLSTTHTNHEDKLQVKNIIYHAVKDAVGTLKAHEPKLARP